In Pseudomonas sp. ADAK18, a single window of DNA contains:
- a CDS encoding DUF6543 domain-containing protein, whose protein sequence is MSVTLMDRAISAAEKKPVHYDFIQQQLPRWLTDTGSQRITSLKNLTPDIALIHANALPSAQHNSLKQALGNHWTTQNALDKKLAALSDIKAFAEPLLKDALKDYGDIDILHTWIRVYAPAKLAWWAKNVLHGVTSRITTLLDAALHNFSTEENFAEFTFLSDEDIRGQRQLLTFQHKETGQALTTEDFKTLCRNLDIGARYQQKIRATLGFDDAAIAAPLHLDIISNLKAALNSAAHLGLAKKDITQDAYELVQALLRGDSRLELNGQPMDFYTLDLLETRLIGVLVIAPTQVGPETMRMLAYIPEDPEHPLKEYASSLDFVKELTSQLRDKNPVPESSRPSYQQFFSQFIAHQERGRFFNQLNSVLSPLRWLPRERGDSRPSWRETPEQAPNLQFHIEAVRDDTAHRAKDPTYDDLWHYLYRVKLNKIVNDAQEIAISTAYADRMARWNWWDNLENMLTDIFNAALLVVTPFVPFLGELMMAYTAYQVLNDVFEGIVDWAEGRQLEGWEQTLAVAENLIQLGLFHAGGKITEVARLKLSPFVDGLKPVQTPTGDTRLWHPDLTPYQQRSLRLPPTIVPEENGLHPHQGKQILRVDNRHYEVRQDPASETFHLAHPRRSDAYRPQVTLNGSGACVLEGEEPRAWSNTRLMRRLGPLAEGLSAGELEQTRVISAVDYGALRQMYVRNEPTPALLADTLKRFNNEKRIKDDVEKIRTAMPLDPSSFWFEQTVTELAGWPQDKALLVYQRSDLTGDFRRYGSSTAQGNDALAVSTAEVMSGQLPEKIVTFLSQRQVSGLLGETLPASEQQKALRERLAEHVVQQTDSITRHLYMEQESSSDPHVQLLRTQYPELPLSIAQRLVRHIRARDLNVMSEDNRLPLDVKNQARELHFEAESTRVFEQLYQGKNLSAQAESLALNTLRIHTDALSKLRIEVRERTPTGDIRIQVGAQDAPNVRVLVRNRNAQYRVFNAQGKLVHGTTDFYTAVFQALTNDERFTDGERLRAWLVDKTKVPAQRRLVLAEPPIRAQAEPETLILLGGGFVSTLRGAPADEISPPTLQQRIKKWLPAMSEQSVRSFAQKAESPDGLKVLERLETESAAFENTLDTYVRSKTQWRDDSPLAAEVRKQRADFATLLFDAWREGYTRLHDESTPNRGARLDLSRMQWPDKLPTLPTEMRQVTRLFMNDSEITSERANFLKYFPHLKVLDLSANHLETLPPAIAHMRLLKQLSLSGNRIVLDAPAVERLRNLTRLTLLNLANNPLGTAPDISLMPNLNTLLLANTGIREWPTGLFAQPRNDEFVLELQRNPITTVPDVARNSESAITIALTRLDRAPLSIEALNLFEGYRTAVGLDPYRTYEPQGRSDFWLEGLGDENRYLYHELWMDLEHEDGSQGFFEVLKALEPAEVFEDPIDEALYAQNSTLLRSQVRSMLLAMDADGDLRQTLFRMSSFPGLCPDAGMQIFNSMGIEVEVSQARLFSRTPAEREERTVKLAKGAAHLKLLNHVARADIANRLKPVAEGGLGLRLNSDMVDGEPGTVDEVEVHLAYQTRLARRLGLPWISEHMVYRETAQVPEASITQAHTAVLQLSEGDGLVDQMLLEPYWESFLQEHYASDYEANESSIDDQFSLLDQLHSEQQALVQSPDLTDAQKAEKREHLKTLVEQLQVEDRVVPDELMSDELYSQLLNDLGERRKEWLREMTRQSLKRIDE, encoded by the coding sequence ATGTCAGTCACGCTCATGGACCGAGCCATTTCGGCCGCCGAAAAAAAACCGGTTCATTACGATTTCATCCAGCAACAACTACCTCGATGGCTGACCGATACAGGGTCGCAACGAATAACCTCACTGAAAAATCTCACGCCTGACATCGCCCTGATCCACGCCAACGCCTTGCCATCGGCGCAACACAATTCACTCAAACAAGCCCTGGGCAACCATTGGACAACCCAGAACGCGCTGGACAAAAAGCTCGCGGCCCTAAGCGACATCAAGGCATTTGCCGAACCGCTGCTCAAAGATGCCCTGAAAGACTACGGCGACATCGACATACTCCACACCTGGATCCGCGTCTACGCACCTGCCAAATTGGCGTGGTGGGCAAAGAACGTGCTGCACGGTGTCACCAGCAGAATCACCACCCTGCTCGACGCGGCGCTGCACAATTTCTCGACAGAGGAAAACTTCGCCGAGTTTACGTTCCTGTCCGACGAGGACATTCGCGGACAACGCCAACTGTTGACATTCCAGCACAAGGAAACCGGCCAGGCGCTCACCACCGAGGATTTCAAGACCCTGTGTCGGAACCTCGATATCGGCGCACGCTATCAACAAAAAATACGCGCCACACTGGGGTTCGATGACGCGGCAATCGCCGCCCCGCTGCACCTCGACATCATCAGCAACCTGAAGGCAGCGTTGAACAGCGCCGCCCATCTGGGGCTGGCGAAAAAAGACATCACCCAGGATGCCTATGAGCTCGTTCAAGCCCTGCTGCGTGGAGACTCCCGACTGGAACTGAACGGCCAACCGATGGATTTCTACACACTGGACCTGCTGGAAACACGCCTGATCGGCGTCCTGGTTATCGCGCCTACACAGGTTGGCCCCGAGACCATGAGGATGCTGGCCTATATTCCCGAGGACCCCGAGCATCCGCTCAAGGAATACGCTTCGTCACTGGACTTCGTCAAAGAGCTGACCAGCCAGTTACGTGACAAAAACCCTGTGCCTGAATCATCACGTCCCAGCTATCAACAATTCTTCAGCCAGTTCATTGCCCACCAGGAACGTGGCCGTTTTTTTAACCAACTCAACAGCGTGCTCTCCCCCCTGCGCTGGCTTCCCAGGGAGCGTGGCGATAGCCGTCCGAGCTGGCGAGAAACACCGGAGCAGGCACCCAACCTGCAGTTTCACATCGAGGCGGTACGGGATGACACCGCCCACCGCGCCAAAGATCCGACCTACGATGACCTCTGGCACTACCTGTACCGGGTCAAACTGAACAAGATCGTCAATGATGCTCAGGAAATCGCTATTTCCACGGCCTACGCTGACCGCATGGCTCGCTGGAACTGGTGGGATAACCTGGAAAACATGCTCACGGACATTTTCAACGCGGCCCTGCTGGTCGTGACCCCGTTCGTGCCCTTTCTCGGTGAGTTGATGATGGCGTATACCGCCTACCAGGTACTCAACGACGTCTTCGAAGGTATCGTCGACTGGGCCGAGGGCCGCCAACTTGAAGGATGGGAGCAAACCCTGGCGGTGGCAGAAAACCTCATTCAACTCGGCCTGTTCCATGCCGGCGGGAAGATTACAGAAGTCGCCAGGTTGAAGCTGTCGCCCTTTGTCGACGGGCTCAAGCCCGTACAGACGCCCACGGGCGACACTCGCCTATGGCACCCCGACCTAACGCCTTATCAGCAAAGGTCCCTGCGCCTGCCGCCGACAATCGTCCCTGAAGAGAACGGCCTGCACCCGCATCAAGGCAAGCAGATTCTACGGGTGGACAACCGTCACTATGAGGTCAGGCAAGACCCCGCCAGCGAGACCTTTCACCTCGCTCACCCCAGGCGTTCCGACGCCTATCGTCCCCAGGTGACCCTTAACGGTAGCGGCGCCTGCGTGCTTGAAGGCGAGGAACCACGAGCCTGGAGCAACACGCGCTTGATGCGCCGCCTGGGGCCTCTGGCAGAGGGGCTGAGCGCTGGTGAGCTTGAACAAACGCGCGTCATCAGTGCTGTGGATTACGGCGCATTGCGCCAGATGTACGTCAGGAACGAGCCGACCCCAGCCTTGCTGGCCGACACGTTGAAACGCTTCAACAATGAGAAGCGGATCAAAGACGATGTCGAAAAAATTCGCACGGCAATGCCGCTCGATCCTTCGTCGTTCTGGTTTGAGCAAACGGTCACTGAGCTTGCTGGCTGGCCACAGGACAAAGCACTGCTTGTCTATCAGCGCTCGGACCTGACCGGTGATTTCCGGCGTTATGGCAGTTCAACGGCCCAAGGCAACGACGCGCTGGCCGTTAGTACCGCTGAAGTCATGTCTGGTCAGTTGCCGGAAAAAATCGTGACGTTCCTCAGTCAACGACAGGTCAGCGGCCTGCTGGGCGAAACCTTGCCCGCTTCAGAGCAGCAAAAGGCACTGCGCGAGCGGCTTGCCGAACATGTCGTACAGCAAACCGATTCGATCACCCGGCACCTGTACATGGAGCAGGAAAGCTCCAGCGATCCCCATGTCCAGTTACTGCGCACCCAGTACCCCGAGCTGCCCCTGAGCATCGCCCAACGCCTGGTCAGGCATATCCGGGCCCGTGACCTGAACGTAATGAGCGAGGACAACCGCCTGCCGCTGGACGTCAAGAACCAGGCCCGTGAACTGCATTTCGAAGCCGAAAGCACCCGCGTCTTCGAACAGCTCTATCAAGGTAAAAACCTCTCGGCACAGGCCGAAAGCCTCGCCCTCAACACCCTGAGAATTCACACGGATGCACTGTCGAAGCTGCGCATCGAAGTTCGCGAACGAACGCCCACAGGCGACATACGGATTCAGGTCGGCGCGCAAGACGCCCCGAACGTTCGGGTTCTGGTTCGCAACAGAAACGCGCAATACCGGGTCTTTAACGCCCAAGGGAAATTGGTACACGGGACCACGGACTTCTACACGGCAGTCTTCCAGGCCTTGACCAACGACGAGCGCTTCACTGATGGCGAAAGGTTACGTGCATGGCTTGTCGACAAAACCAAAGTCCCTGCGCAACGACGCCTGGTATTGGCTGAACCGCCGATCCGAGCGCAGGCCGAACCCGAAACCCTCATCCTTCTGGGTGGAGGTTTCGTCAGTACCTTACGTGGCGCGCCGGCGGACGAGATATCCCCCCCAACCTTGCAGCAACGCATTAAAAAGTGGCTACCTGCAATGTCCGAACAAAGCGTGAGGAGCTTTGCCCAAAAGGCGGAAAGCCCCGATGGGCTCAAGGTACTGGAGCGCCTGGAAACCGAAAGCGCAGCGTTTGAAAACACGCTGGACACCTATGTCCGGTCCAAAACCCAGTGGCGCGATGACAGTCCATTGGCGGCCGAAGTTCGAAAACAAAGGGCGGATTTTGCCACTCTCCTGTTTGACGCTTGGCGCGAGGGCTATACACGATTGCATGACGAATCAACGCCTAATCGCGGTGCCAGACTGGACCTGTCTAGAATGCAATGGCCGGACAAATTACCCACGCTCCCCACCGAAATGCGACAAGTCACTCGCTTGTTTATGAACGACAGTGAAATCACTTCCGAACGTGCCAATTTCCTGAAGTATTTTCCCCATCTTAAGGTGCTTGACCTGTCGGCCAACCATTTGGAAACCCTTCCGCCCGCTATTGCCCACATGCGCTTGCTCAAGCAACTGAGCCTGAGTGGAAACCGAATTGTTCTGGACGCTCCCGCCGTCGAACGCCTGCGCAACCTGACGCGTCTGACCCTGCTCAACCTCGCCAACAACCCATTGGGTACGGCGCCCGATATCAGCCTGATGCCGAACCTGAACACACTGCTTCTGGCCAATACCGGTATCCGCGAATGGCCCACCGGCCTTTTTGCGCAACCGCGCAACGACGAATTTGTGCTGGAGTTGCAACGCAACCCTATTACCACGGTGCCCGATGTCGCCAGAAACTCGGAGTCAGCCATCACTATCGCCCTGACCCGCCTGGACCGCGCCCCTCTGAGCATCGAGGCCTTGAACCTCTTTGAAGGTTATAGAACCGCCGTTGGGCTCGACCCCTATCGAACGTATGAACCCCAAGGCAGAAGCGATTTCTGGCTTGAAGGGCTGGGCGATGAAAACCGCTATCTCTATCACGAACTCTGGATGGACCTGGAGCATGAAGACGGCTCCCAGGGTTTTTTCGAAGTGCTCAAGGCCCTGGAGCCAGCGGAGGTTTTTGAAGACCCGATCGACGAAGCGCTCTATGCGCAAAACAGCACACTGCTCAGATCACAAGTGCGCAGCATGCTGTTGGCCATGGACGCAGACGGTGACTTGCGCCAAACATTGTTCCGCATGTCCAGTTTCCCGGGGTTGTGCCCCGACGCCGGCATGCAAATCTTCAACAGCATGGGCATCGAAGTTGAAGTCAGCCAGGCCAGGCTCTTCAGCCGAACGCCCGCCGAGCGTGAGGAGCGAACGGTCAAACTGGCCAAGGGCGCTGCCCACCTCAAGCTGCTGAACCACGTTGCCCGCGCAGACATCGCCAACCGCCTCAAGCCCGTTGCCGAGGGCGGTCTTGGCCTGCGCCTGAACTCAGACATGGTTGATGGCGAGCCCGGTACCGTCGATGAAGTGGAAGTTCACCTGGCCTATCAGACGCGCCTGGCCCGCAGGCTCGGTTTACCCTGGATCAGCGAACATATGGTGTATCGCGAAACAGCCCAGGTTCCTGAAGCCTCCATCACCCAAGCGCACACGGCGGTACTGCAATTGAGCGAAGGTGACGGCCTGGTGGATCAGATGCTACTCGAACCCTACTGGGAAAGCTTTCTCCAGGAACACTACGCGAGCGACTATGAGGCAAACGAAAGCAGCATCGACGACCAGTTCTCGCTCCTCGATCAACTGCACAGCGAACAGCAGGCGTTGGTCCAATCGCCGGACCTGACCGACGCACAGAAAGCTGAAAAACGTGAACATCTGAAAACGCTGGTCGAGCAATTGCAGGTCGAGGACCGGGTAGTGCCTGACGAGCTGATGTCCGATGAGCTCTACAGCCAACTGCTGAATGATCTGGGCGAGCGGCGCAAGGAATGGCTGCGTGAAATGACCCGACAGTCGCTGAAACGGATTGACGAGTAA
- a CDS encoding NEL-type E3 ubiquitin ligase domain-containing protein has translation MNSAAVSRPAWYTSASTEQHQALKTANAEGWRTHNTVQGKLRDVQDAYAFAEPLLKKAILDQYGLDLDVNTTFLNLYIAKDLPWYAVNFFSATISRKMSLLDAALHNFAKGETFEAHSCYISPPDYRGHFAILPLDDTMSIDQFKTLCRELDIGARYQQHLNNHLLPTNLVARAELKNQITASQKAALKAAAQLACLKTDAQQNPDLGAGAYQVLMRALRGERGLMQFYQLNILDASLTGILLIAADLDKISSVSKLIAYIPHDPESPVKEYNSTLEFMRDLTRKLQANAPLPSRQQQTYQQFFSQFVDHIQRGHFFAGLDQRLCQVKWHQKTPLDPRPQWREATLENPNLQFSLPKIEDDLWEHLYQQTLNKILNDGRSIAIPTADADSAYRWAWWDNFTKILSDIFNVALMVITPFVPGLGELMLAYTAYQLADDAIEGVVDLAEGQFKEAAEHLIAVTTDILQLGAFAAGGEVASAFKRSPFVDGMRAVRVGDEQRLWSPDLGPYAKGDLQLPADSRPDALGLHSHQNQKVLRLDNQHYVVEHDETANTYRVKHPTRPDAYSPTVDHNGSGAWIHEGENPRTWDSETLRSRLGPVVDGLTPTQLEQACETSGTHDGALRMMYANRDTPPPLLADSLKRMKLRVEIEATPEKIRTGAATDLPTNWSAQTTSELQGWPSNKAIKVFIGDDLVGDAMPYGAMDATDANTLKISHQDVQAGKLPEQLSVFLSETELSTLLSAPVPETAAGRIKALRDLLANTLEQEKAAVFNHLYSTQEVSDTPHGRLIQQQFPQLPKDLVATLLLRTSPQELTVMSSEQRIPLRLKNLARALANEVRASHASEGFYNDALLTPDTERMALNIVRQHTDALGDLNIAIHEQTPDGALRCQVGPAEAGTKKILVYKGQGRYQIHEAFPQGHPPQYSFYEALLRAVPAEKLDYLPGQGGIFKEWLKDQLKPLAERRTVLQVPTRRAGDERTTQILLQKPMFGGLRRLILGEPPRQPPTLKETLATLCPRLSEEQIQAVTPHLNTPQGERLLKTLEADRATLDEDMDRFRKKRPSLDRATPNWVLNEKLMRDLIILELKVCWEEGAYLRMLPPEPRPRGTLLDLSELVLGRYIRGLEPLRADFSHVTRLNLNGTRLDIQDVKFLDNFPNLRALDLSGNELDEIPWRLSKMKDLTALNLSDNPITWSPDDYKVIKQCPQLRSLSLEGHTNLTIPPNLTLMTELRRLVMRRTSVIQWPTGMESRRGSIPELDFSNTPLNTVPDVAPDSVAARIVAYSWLDRAKLGHLDEDRFVSYRRNFGIDPYRTVPRGGKAAREYWMYFMASEDLDYAVQIWDDVEKEHGSQGFFDVLKLLRPPEQFQTDTDVQLFQQGREDLTTRVWQVLFAVDENPEFRDRMFSLAGTPANCADAGAHIFNRMGVETLLENIRNDDTPLGLATRESNLVKLAKQSWRLDQVNQLARKEIQHRVTPTNEGGLGQAFGSGPNQVDDVQVYLAYQTGLKTRLDLPWLSKHMVYRDTARVTQTHLDTAFGDITQREQGDGLVNGLLEQPFWSDYLHDAYLEEFNTQREKRANAGSQLEDLLEAQQEWASAQVTPERKASLREQLITLADELVIPHTVVLAEQPLSDATVRDLYDHIQHDYNELGRRLTRDALQNAGL, from the coding sequence TTGAACAGCGCAGCCGTTTCTCGGCCAGCCTGGTACACCAGCGCCTCGACTGAGCAACATCAAGCGCTCAAGACTGCCAATGCCGAAGGTTGGCGCACACACAATACCGTGCAGGGGAAACTGCGCGATGTGCAGGACGCGTATGCGTTTGCCGAACCGCTATTGAAAAAAGCCATCCTGGATCAGTACGGCCTCGATCTGGACGTCAATACAACCTTCCTGAACCTGTATATCGCCAAGGATTTACCGTGGTATGCCGTCAATTTCTTTTCGGCAACCATCAGCCGAAAGATGTCACTTCTGGACGCCGCACTGCATAACTTTGCCAAGGGCGAAACGTTTGAAGCCCACTCCTGTTACATCAGTCCACCCGACTATCGCGGTCACTTCGCGATCCTGCCGTTAGACGACACGATGTCCATCGACCAGTTCAAGACATTGTGTCGTGAACTGGATATCGGCGCCCGCTATCAACAACACTTGAATAACCACCTTCTGCCGACGAACCTTGTCGCTCGCGCCGAGTTGAAAAACCAGATCACCGCCAGCCAAAAAGCGGCACTCAAGGCCGCAGCGCAACTGGCCTGCCTGAAAACCGATGCTCAACAGAACCCGGACCTGGGGGCAGGCGCCTATCAAGTGTTGATGCGCGCGCTACGAGGCGAACGAGGCCTGATGCAGTTCTACCAACTGAATATTCTGGACGCATCACTGACGGGCATCCTGCTCATTGCGGCCGACCTGGATAAGATTTCCAGCGTGTCGAAATTGATCGCCTACATACCCCACGACCCCGAGAGCCCCGTCAAGGAGTACAACTCTACCCTTGAATTCATGCGCGACCTGACGCGCAAACTGCAAGCCAATGCGCCCCTGCCCTCTCGCCAGCAACAGACTTATCAACAGTTCTTCAGCCAGTTTGTCGATCATATTCAACGCGGGCACTTCTTTGCCGGGCTGGATCAACGGCTCTGCCAGGTTAAGTGGCACCAGAAAACGCCACTGGATCCTCGCCCTCAATGGCGGGAAGCGACGCTCGAAAATCCCAACCTGCAGTTTTCCTTACCCAAGATCGAAGATGATCTTTGGGAGCACCTCTACCAACAAACCCTCAACAAGATTCTTAACGATGGGCGCAGCATCGCCATCCCTACAGCCGATGCGGACAGCGCGTACCGCTGGGCCTGGTGGGACAACTTCACCAAAATCCTCTCGGATATTTTCAACGTCGCCCTCATGGTCATCACGCCGTTCGTGCCGGGCCTCGGCGAACTGATGCTGGCCTACACCGCCTACCAATTGGCCGATGATGCCATCGAAGGTGTTGTCGACCTGGCCGAAGGCCAGTTCAAGGAAGCCGCTGAACACCTGATCGCGGTGACGACCGATATTCTCCAACTGGGAGCCTTCGCCGCAGGTGGAGAAGTGGCGAGCGCCTTCAAACGTTCGCCCTTCGTCGATGGTATGAGAGCAGTCCGTGTCGGTGACGAACAACGCTTGTGGAGCCCGGACCTTGGGCCTTATGCCAAGGGCGACCTGCAGCTGCCAGCCGACTCCCGACCCGATGCACTCGGCCTGCACTCCCACCAAAACCAAAAAGTCCTGCGCCTGGATAACCAGCACTACGTCGTCGAGCACGACGAAACCGCCAATACTTACCGGGTCAAACACCCCACCCGCCCCGACGCCTATTCACCCACGGTCGATCATAACGGCAGTGGCGCCTGGATCCATGAAGGGGAGAACCCTCGCACCTGGGACAGCGAGACCTTACGCAGCCGCCTCGGCCCAGTGGTGGATGGACTCACCCCCACTCAACTCGAACAAGCCTGTGAGACCAGTGGCACCCACGACGGCGCCTTGCGCATGATGTACGCCAACCGCGATACCCCGCCGCCTCTGTTGGCCGACAGCCTCAAACGCATGAAACTACGCGTGGAAATCGAGGCGACGCCCGAAAAGATCCGCACAGGGGCAGCAACTGACCTGCCAACCAACTGGTCGGCGCAAACCACCAGTGAACTTCAGGGCTGGCCGTCGAACAAAGCCATCAAGGTATTCATCGGCGACGACCTGGTGGGTGACGCCATGCCCTACGGAGCTATGGACGCCACCGATGCCAACACCCTCAAGATCAGTCACCAGGATGTGCAAGCGGGCAAGCTGCCCGAGCAACTCAGCGTCTTTTTGAGTGAAACAGAACTCAGCACCCTGCTGTCCGCCCCTGTACCTGAAACCGCTGCGGGACGAATCAAGGCATTGCGCGATCTCCTGGCCAATACGCTGGAGCAGGAAAAAGCCGCCGTCTTCAACCACCTCTACAGCACCCAGGAAGTCAGCGACACCCCCCATGGCCGGCTGATTCAACAGCAGTTCCCGCAACTGCCCAAAGACCTTGTGGCAACACTGCTGCTACGCACCTCACCGCAAGAGCTGACAGTGATGAGCAGCGAACAGCGAATCCCCCTGCGCTTGAAAAACCTGGCCAGGGCACTGGCAAACGAAGTGCGGGCCAGCCACGCGAGCGAAGGCTTTTACAACGATGCCTTGCTGACACCGGACACCGAGCGCATGGCACTCAATATCGTGCGCCAGCACACCGATGCACTGGGCGACTTGAACATTGCCATTCATGAGCAGACCCCCGACGGTGCCTTGCGTTGCCAGGTGGGGCCCGCCGAGGCCGGTACGAAAAAAATACTGGTGTACAAGGGTCAGGGGCGTTACCAAATCCACGAGGCCTTCCCTCAAGGGCACCCACCGCAGTACAGCTTCTACGAAGCCCTGTTGCGCGCCGTCCCTGCGGAAAAACTTGACTACCTGCCGGGCCAGGGAGGGATCTTCAAGGAGTGGCTCAAGGACCAACTTAAACCACTGGCCGAACGCCGCACGGTGCTGCAAGTGCCGACTCGGCGCGCAGGCGATGAGCGCACGACACAAATCCTCCTGCAAAAACCCATGTTCGGTGGCCTGCGTCGTTTGATTCTTGGAGAACCACCGAGGCAGCCACCGACGCTTAAAGAAACATTGGCCACACTGTGCCCCCGCTTGAGCGAGGAACAGATACAGGCAGTGACGCCACACCTGAACACCCCGCAAGGAGAACGGTTGCTGAAAACGCTGGAAGCTGACCGCGCAACGCTGGACGAAGACATGGACCGTTTTCGTAAAAAAAGGCCATCACTCGACAGGGCAACGCCTAATTGGGTGCTGAACGAAAAACTCATGCGCGACCTGATCATTCTTGAATTGAAAGTCTGCTGGGAAGAAGGTGCCTACCTGCGCATGCTCCCCCCGGAACCCAGGCCACGCGGCACCCTGCTGGACTTGAGTGAGTTGGTCCTGGGTCGCTACATACGCGGCCTGGAACCCCTGCGAGCAGACTTCAGCCACGTCACCCGTTTGAATCTCAATGGCACGAGATTGGATATTCAGGATGTGAAGTTTCTCGATAATTTCCCCAATCTGCGAGCCCTGGACCTGTCAGGCAATGAGCTCGACGAAATTCCATGGCGACTATCGAAGATGAAGGACCTGACGGCCCTGAACCTGAGCGACAACCCAATCACATGGTCTCCCGATGACTACAAAGTCATTAAACAATGCCCGCAGCTTCGCTCATTGAGCCTGGAAGGCCACACCAACCTGACCATCCCGCCGAATCTCACCCTGATGACCGAATTGCGCCGGCTGGTAATGCGCAGGACCAGCGTTATCCAATGGCCCACAGGAATGGAAAGCCGAAGAGGTTCCATCCCGGAGCTGGACTTCAGCAACACGCCGCTCAACACCGTGCCCGACGTCGCTCCAGACTCTGTGGCAGCTCGAATAGTGGCCTACAGTTGGCTGGATCGTGCAAAGCTTGGGCATCTGGATGAGGACAGGTTCGTCAGCTATCGTCGCAACTTCGGTATTGACCCTTACCGCACCGTGCCACGAGGGGGCAAGGCCGCTAGAGAGTACTGGATGTATTTCATGGCAAGTGAAGACCTTGACTACGCCGTACAGATTTGGGATGACGTCGAAAAAGAGCACGGTTCCCAGGGCTTCTTCGACGTGCTCAAACTGTTGCGCCCACCCGAGCAGTTCCAGACAGATACCGATGTGCAGCTGTTTCAACAGGGACGTGAGGACCTCACCACACGGGTCTGGCAGGTGCTGTTCGCGGTAGATGAAAACCCGGAGTTTCGCGACCGGATGTTCAGTTTGGCCGGCACGCCAGCCAACTGTGCGGACGCCGGCGCCCATATTTTCAACCGCATGGGCGTTGAAACCCTACTGGAAAACATTCGCAACGATGACACCCCATTGGGGCTCGCGACCCGCGAAAGCAATCTGGTAAAACTGGCCAAACAGTCCTGGCGTCTGGACCAGGTCAACCAACTTGCCCGCAAAGAAATCCAGCATCGTGTCACCCCAACGAACGAGGGCGGGTTGGGGCAAGCATTTGGCAGCGGTCCGAACCAGGTCGATGACGTGCAGGTGTACCTCGCCTACCAGACCGGGCTCAAGACTCGCCTCGACCTGCCGTGGCTGTCCAAACACATGGTCTACCGCGACACCGCCAGGGTGACGCAGACCCACCTCGATACTGCGTTTGGCGACATCACCCAGCGGGAGCAAGGCGACGGCCTGGTTAATGGACTGCTTGAACAACCGTTCTGGAGCGACTACCTGCACGACGCGTACCTGGAAGAGTTCAACACCCAACGTGAGAAGCGCGCAAACGCCGGCAGCCAACTGGAAGATTTACTGGAGGCACAACAGGAATGGGCCAGCGCACAAGTGACACCCGAACGTAAAGCAAGCCTGCGCGAACAGCTCATCACATTGGCCGATGAGTTGGTTATCCCTCACACCGTGGTGTTAGCCGAACAGCCGTTATCGGACGCTACCGTGCGAGACCTCTACGATCATATCCAGCATGATTACAACGAACTGGGCCGACGCCTGACCCGTGACGCGTTGCAAAACGCAGGCCTGTAA
- a CDS encoding molecular chaperone, which translates to MKYLCAVLGMCLWSASAVAGPAINVGDFYDYMAGDKSTYLKRVFNGGTSTAFVKINVTEMLYKPDGSYDEVPLKNQDDGIVRDGLMASPARLIVPASAMQSTRFLFMGERDRERYFRVRYLPVAPEKDDEFGVSEEERQAYEASLAAGVRVMSGYGTVFFVRPTQSRFDTRVENGGRNYTLRNAGNTVVVVDEFKDCAINDRTDCAPVTKNHIFPGRVFSFEKQAGRIYRFFLLEGSTEKVVEITG; encoded by the coding sequence ATGAAATACCTGTGTGCAGTACTGGGCATGTGCCTGTGGTCGGCCAGTGCCGTGGCTGGGCCGGCGATTAATGTCGGCGATTTTTACGACTACATGGCGGGCGACAAAAGCACCTACCTCAAGCGGGTGTTCAACGGCGGGACCAGCACCGCGTTCGTCAAGATCAATGTCACGGAAATGCTCTACAAACCCGATGGCAGCTACGACGAAGTGCCGCTCAAAAACCAGGACGACGGCATTGTGCGCGATGGCCTGATGGCCAGCCCGGCGCGCCTGATCGTGCCGGCCAGTGCCATGCAAAGCACACGTTTCCTGTTTATGGGCGAGCGCGACCGAGAGCGCTACTTCCGGGTGCGCTACCTGCCGGTGGCGCCGGAAAAAGACGATGAGTTCGGGGTCAGCGAAGAAGAACGCCAGGCCTATGAAGCCTCGCTGGCGGCGGGAGTGCGGGTCATGTCCGGATACGGCACAGTGTTTTTCGTGCGCCCGACGCAAAGCCGTTTTGATACCCGGGTCGAGAACGGCGGCCGCAACTACACCCTGCGCAACGCCGGTAATACCGTGGTGGTGGTAGATGAGTTCAAAGACTGTGCGATCAATGATCGAACCGACTGCGCGCCCGTCACCAAGAACCATATTTTCCCGGGTCGGGTGTTCAGCTTTGAAAAACAGGCCGGTCGGATTTATCGGTTCTTCCTGCTGGAAGGCAGCACCGAGAAGGTGGTTGAGATCACAGGCTGA